Within Paenibacillus albicereus, the genomic segment CGCTCGATCAGCAGGTTGTTCATCTTGGAGTGGCTGTCGTTGACGACCACCTCGGCGCAGCCCTCGTCGAACGCCGAGGCGATCACGTGGTTGGCCTCGTCGGTCATGATCTGCTGGCCGCGAGCGTAGTTGTGCTTGCCCGGGAAGACGAACGAGCTGTCCACCATGCCCGTGATTCCTTCCATGTCTACCGATACGTACAGCTTCATCTTTCTTCCTCCCCTGCATGAATATGGAGCCTCCAAGGACGAAAAAACCCAGCCGAAGCTCGCCATCGAGGTGGCGGCAAGGGCTGGGTTTTATTTACGTGCCGGGCGCCGGAGCGCCCGAGCGGATAAATAAAGCAGCTTACACGCTGCCGGAAGTGGGCTGTTCCCGCTCTTCGCGGCCGTTGCGTGTGGATTTGAATTTTTTGGAGGCGTCCTTGAACGCGACGATGAGAGCTTTCTGCGAGGAGCCGTGATAGCGCCGCCGGATCTCGTCGCTCACCGCTTCGACATCGAGCACGCTGCAGCCGACGAAGATCGACTTGACGAACTCCGAGGTAAGCGGAATCGTGGAGGAACAGCCGGCATCGACGATGACGCCCGTATCCGGCTCGACGACGAGTCCGATGAAAAAGGCGCTGTACTGCTGGGTAATCGGATTGTTGACCGAGGACTGGGCGTCGCCGATCACGTAAAGCGTGCTGCGATCATACGGCATCGTGATAACCCCTTGTAAGCTTTGTCTCTTCCATCCGGTCTGATGTAAACCATTCTAACATCGACAAGCTCCTCTGTAAACGGGGAAAACACGCGAAATCCGTCGGTTTTCCGGCGCGAGCGGCGCGGCTACCTTTTGCGGAAAATATCCGTCATCGCCTGCGCCAGCTCCGTCTCCGCAGCGGTGAACACATGGCCGTCCTTGGCGTCGTCGAGGCCGTTCATCGCGTAGACGAAGCCCGTGCCGGTCTCCGGCTCGACGTACATCCCGCTCTTGAGGCCGTAGGCGTCGCCCGCGTGGCCGAGCATCAGGCGGCCGGGGAACAGGTCGCGCGTCCGCTGCAGCTGCAGTCCCCCCTCGCGGTAAAAGCCCTCCTGCGGATCGCGGACCCAATGCTTGTCCATCATGTCGCGCACGGTCCGCGCCTTCAGCAGGCGGACGCCGTTACGCTCGCCGCCTGCGGCCAGCATCTCCAGCCAGCGGGACAGGTCGGCGATCGTCGTGCGCAGTCCGCCCTGCGGCGAGAACAGCGAGCCGTTGACGCCCGGCACGTAGTCGCGCAAAGCGGCGTTCGGCGGCGGCAGGACGCCCCGAAAATCATCCATCGCCGGAGTCCACGCGCCGTCCGCTCGCTCCCGCTCGTACAGCACGGCGATCCGGTCGGGGTCTTCGATGTCGTGCAGCAGGAAGCTGGAGTCGCTCATGCCGAGCGGCAGCAGCAGCTGCTTGCGGCAGTAGCGGTCGAACCGCTCTCCGCTCAGCCGCTCCACGATCGTGGCGAGCACGATCGCCCCGAGGTTCGAGTACGCGTAGCCGGCCGGATCGCCCGGAGCGAGCTCCCCCCATAAGCGGAGGGGATGATAGGCCCCTCCCGGCAGCAGCAGTTCCGACAGCGGCAGCATCGGCTCCTCGCGCGAGGCGGCCGCGAACGACGCATATTCGTCCTGCAGGCCGCTCGTGTGCGTCAGCAGATGGCGGAGCCTGATCGGCTGCTCCGGATGCAGCGGGTGGCGCAGCGGCAGGCCGAGCAGGCGCCCCGCGTCGTCGTCGAGCGAGCACAGGCCGCGCTCCGCGAGCTGCAGGATCGCGGCCGCTCCGACCGTCTTGGAGATCGAAGCGATGCGGAACACGGTGCGCTCCGTCACCGGTATCCGCCGCTCCCGGTCGGCCAGCCCGAGGCTGCCTTTCCAGACGACGCGGCCGCGGATGAGATAGGCGCAGGAGAGGCCGAGGATGCTGCGGCGGTCCGCCACTTCCTGCAGCTTCAACAGCACTTTGTCCGGCTTGGCGATCTCTCCCATCTCCTCTCGTGTCGAATTCATGAGACAGCGTTTACAAGTGTCCTGATTATCGCCTTCCGAGGCGCGGTTCGTCAACCCTCGGCAGCGCTCCGCGAATGGAAAAGGCGCTGCAGAAGCCGCAGCGCCTTTCTTTTTCTTGTTAGGAAAGCATCGTCAAGCCTCCAGCTTGCGCTGCTGCTCCATCGCCTCCAGCGCTTCGTCCGGGATGTCGCCCAGCTCGATCCGCCTCTCGATGTAGCGGATGAACGGCACGACGAGCTCCGGATCGAACTGCGTGCCGGTGCAGCGGTGCATCTCGTCGAGCGCTTCTGCAAACGATTTCGTCCGCTGGTAAGGCCGCTCCGTCGTCATCGCATCGAACGAGTCGATGATGCAGAGCATACGGGCCAGCTTCGGAGTCTCGGTCCCTTTGAGCCCATGCGGGTAGCCGCCGCCGTCGTACCGTTCGTGGTGCAGCTCGACGAGCGGCACCAGGTCGGCATACTTGCCGGTCGCCAGCAGGAACTCCTTGCCGAACGTGACATGCTTCTTGATGAGATCCCATTCGTCCTTGTCGAGCTTCGAGCGCTTGGTGAGCACCTCGCGCGGCACCTCCAGCTTGCCGATGTCGTGGATGAGCGCCCCGAGGATGAGCGTGCGCCGCTCCTCCTCGCCGAGCTCCAGGATGCCGGCCATGTCCACCGCGTACGAGAACACCCGCTTGGAATGCTTGAAGGTGTACACGTCCTTGGAGAGGAAGATGCGGATCTGCTGCTCCAGCTCGTTGATCTCATGCTCGAACTGCTGCGGCAGATAGGTCTGCTCGCCGTAGACGGTGACGACGTTTTTGCCCTTGGACTTGGAGATGTACATCGCCCGGTCGGACAAGCCGACCAGCTGGGACTTCTCGTAGGTGTCCGCGCTCATCTCGATGATGCCGGCCGAGAAGGAGACGCAGCCGTGCGGCAGCACGTCGACGCCGTCGAACGGCGCGTTGTTCACCCGCTTGCGGACATGGTTGACGAATGCCCTCGCCTTGTTCTTGTCCAGCTCCGGCATGATGATGGCGAATTCCTCGCCGCCGTAGCGGGCGGACAGGTAGCCGTGAGGCTCGCACTCCTCCTTGATGATGGAGCCGACGAAGCCGAGCAGCTTGTCCCCCTGCGGGTGGCCGTACATGTCGTTGTATTTCTTGAAGTCGTCCAGGTCGATCATGGCGAAGGAGAACGGCTTGCCTTCTTCGCGATAGCTTTTAATATATTCATCCAGCTTCTCTTCGAGGTAGCTGTGGTTGAACAGCCCCGTCCGCTGGTCTTTATTGGCTTTGTCGTTGATTTCGTGGTACATGAGGAAGAGCTGCTTGAAGACGTGGGAGAGCAGGACGGCGATGATGAGGAACAGAAGAATTCCGAAGAAACCTGTCTTCAAGACCATAATGACAAGCACTAGGGAGAACAGCAAGATTCCAATATAGGCAAACAGCGATTCACGAACGAATAAA encodes:
- a CDS encoding DUF3870 domain-containing protein, translating into MPYDRSTLYVIGDAQSSVNNPITQQYSAFFIGLVVEPDTGVIVDAGCSSTIPLTSEFVKSIFVGCSVLDVEAVSDEIRRRYHGSSQKALIVAFKDASKKFKSTRNGREEREQPTSGSV
- a CDS encoding serine hydrolase domain-containing protein yields the protein MNSTREEMGEIAKPDKVLLKLQEVADRRSILGLSCAYLIRGRVVWKGSLGLADRERRIPVTERTVFRIASISKTVGAAAILQLAERGLCSLDDDAGRLLGLPLRHPLHPEQPIRLRHLLTHTSGLQDEYASFAAASREEPMLPLSELLLPGGAYHPLRLWGELAPGDPAGYAYSNLGAIVLATIVERLSGERFDRYCRKQLLLPLGMSDSSFLLHDIEDPDRIAVLYERERADGAWTPAMDDFRGVLPPPNAALRDYVPGVNGSLFSPQGGLRTTIADLSRWLEMLAAGGERNGVRLLKARTVRDMMDKHWVRDPQEGFYREGGLQLQRTRDLFPGRLMLGHAGDAYGLKSGMYVEPETGTGFVYAMNGLDDAKDGHVFTAAETELAQAMTDIFRKR
- a CDS encoding bifunctional diguanylate cyclase/phosphohydrolase, with amino-acid sequence MVLKTGFFGILLFLIIAVLLSHVFKQLFLMYHEINDKANKDQRTGLFNHSYLEEKLDEYIKSYREEGKPFSFAMIDLDDFKKYNDMYGHPQGDKLLGFVGSIIKEECEPHGYLSARYGGEEFAIIMPELDKNKARAFVNHVRKRVNNAPFDGVDVLPHGCVSFSAGIIEMSADTYEKSQLVGLSDRAMYISKSKGKNVVTVYGEQTYLPQQFEHEINELEQQIRIFLSKDVYTFKHSKRVFSYAVDMAGILELGEEERRTLILGALIHDIGKLEVPREVLTKRSKLDKDEWDLIKKHVTFGKEFLLATGKYADLVPLVELHHERYDGGGYPHGLKGTETPKLARMLCIIDSFDAMTTERPYQRTKSFAEALDEMHRCTGTQFDPELVVPFIRYIERRIELGDIPDEALEAMEQQRKLEA